The Sporosarcina sp. FSL W7-1349 genome contains the following window.
TTAGATTTGTTTTGGACATTGCGAAACGAGTTTACTGAAATTGATGTCATTATGATGACAGCTGCAAATGAAGTGGAGACCATTGTAGAAGCACTGCGTGGCGGAATTTTCGATTACATGGTAAAACCAGTGGACTTTGACCGATTTGAACGAACGCTATTGAGTTTCCGAAACCAAAGGCATCTTTTGACGACAAAGACAGAGCTCATGCAAGAAGAAATCGACCTGCTGACGGGCTTGCAGATTACCTCAATGCCACCAAGAGAAGATGATGAAAGGTTGCCGAAAGGAATCGATCAACTGACTTTGGACAAGATAAAGCGGATTTTACAAGAAAGCGGTGAATCTGGCATCACGGCATTGGATGCCGGAAGCAACGTAGGGGTGAGCCGATCGACCGCCAGGCGATA
Protein-coding sequences here:
- a CDS encoding response regulator: MLDAIQVLIVEDDFRIAEINRQFVNRVEGFVVAGIVKTGDEALTYLRGASDLPQLILLDVYIPDVQGLDLFWTLRNEFTEIDVIMMTAANEVETIVEALRGGIFDYMVKPVDFDRFERTLLSFRNQRHLLTTKTELMQEEIDLLTGLQITSMPPREDDERLPKGIDQLTLDKIKRILQESGESGITALDAGSNVGVSRSTARRYLEYLVSIKEADAQLKYGDIGRPERKYVPWTK